The genomic region ATGAGCTTTGCAGCCCACAGAGGTCCTTTCTGCAGATGTGACTGTAAGGCAGCAGAAAGTTTTTTAAAGCTACAGAATGACTTAGGAAATCTCTCAGTACAGGTCTTCAAGTGGTAGCAGGTGGCAATTGGATTAGTATCGATTAGCAGAAGCTTAGTCTCTAGAGATATTAGAAATATTGTCTACAGGTATTAAGGTATCCAGTGGACATGACTGAGAGCAAAAGGTGTTAAAGGCTCCTGCAGTGAGTCCGGAAACCAGTGGCTTAGTCTCATCCATTATCAGATTGCATCGTCTTTTTGTTGGCCCAATGAAAGGTATCACAATCTATAAAGATGAGTTTTCTCCCAGGCCATTCTAGCTAGTAGAACTTTGCATAACCAGAGTTGCATGCAGTTAACCTGAAAATCCACtaaggggtgctcaaactggtctgatttttttcaggattccctaatgaatatgcatgagaaatattttatgtctgcaaatatttctcatgcatattcattagggatattctgaaaaacgTGCTGGCTAAAGAGGGGGTGATGACCGATTTGAGCACTCCTGCACTTAATCCCTGTTTACATTAGATGTATATCATGTTGGCTGCAGAATTAAAATCCATAGTGAGAAACAAGGACTAAAAGTAGGAAagtgtttttaaacaaaaaaaaaacaaaccttggtGGGACCTGATGGGAGTTGACGTAAAGCCGGGAGGACTGATTAAATCAAACTGATTCAATTCACCAGAGAGCTTTGATATTCATCAGTGTACAGACTTTTGATTTGCATTTGCTATCTTAGGATGGTATGTGGAATTTAAACACATACAATTGATTGTTGTATTAAAGTAACTTTAAATGCTTTGTTTGCTTGTATTTATTTCTATCTTATTTACACATGCAAGCAAAACAAGGTAGTTTGTGACATTGCCAAGTCATCAAGAAACTGGGGCTGAAAGTGTAGTGTCGTTTCCTATCCATAGTTTGAATAGGTTTGAAAAAGCATCAAGTGGCCATGTACGACTGTTTTATTATGATCAAATGCATTATGGCAGCATCTGGATGAGAATAGAGTCGACTTCTAGGGCCTGCCCTGACTTTATTTTTCAGTCTGTTATACCCAAGCGCAGAATTCCCAACAAATCACATTCAGTAAGGTAGCTGACTTTTTATGCTCTGTTTATAAAATGTGactttcaggaaatatttttttttcttctgattccTTAGAGGACCTTTTTAATGCAAAAGATTTTAAGTACTCGTATTCAgattttgttaatctttatttaaaaaaagaaaagcttttttaATAAGTTATTTTTAAATAAGGAATGATTTAAATTCTGATGTCTGTACTTTTGTTTATCTACCCTGATTTAGAGACATAATGAGACATGGAAGGGAGATTGGCACTCCTTTTGGTCTTGGCACagcttaatttaaaaatgttttgtctacTCAGTCCAAACTGCAAAAGGGATGTACagtcaatttaaaacaaaaagaaagcaaaatacaaccccaaatttcacaaaaaaactaaaacaaacccactttttctaaatatatatacaaGACAAAAAATATACATCATACATAACCCAACCACCCAGCCAACTCTAACTGACCCAAAACAAATCACACCACAACTTTCCTCGTAGAAGACTGTAATTTTGCAACAAGTACAAGGCCctgctggttttttttgttgctgctgtgtatttgttttgtttttaaatcaaaatgaGCAGATGGCATGAATCTCCCATGGCCACATAATGATGATCAGGGGAGGGATCTCCTCTGTCATGGTGAGAGAGGCATGAATAGCATTCAGTAAGTAGGCAAGGAAGGAATAACTCAAGGGACTTGCTTGTCTAATGGTTACAGAGAATTATTCTGCCTGGTTTGACTTGATTAATGGAGCGTGTGCCATGACTGGGTTTTGTGGTTTTTCTATAGGCAGAACCAACTGGTGTTACTTGACACTCTGGAACAAGAAATCTCCAAATTCAAAGAGTGTAATTCGATCCTTGATATCAATGCCTTGGTAAGTCTGTTTCAGTGCCTTCTCTTACAGCTTAGCATTGATCGTGGCTTCATTTCCCGTTGGATCTGCTTTCTTTTAACCAAGATCCCCCTGAAAGATGGCTGGAAAAACCCGGGTGCCTAAGATTTGGGGCTGAGCACCTGTACAGGGAAAGCCGCTGTGGCTGGCAGAgagatgggagggaagggaagagcaaAGAGAATCAAAAGTAGGGTGGAGGAGAATCAAAATAAGATGCACACAACATAAGTAAaagctggtgggggagggggagaactcgagggggaaaaaaagtcaaAGGACAGTTCATGGAAAAAAATGTCCCTGGTGCCCAGTTTAGTGTGttcgtttttatttatttcaattttctaCACCTGCTGCAAGAGCGGTATGTGTTTTGTAAAGGGGTCCTGGCGCCGGGTTCTTAATCTGGAGTCCATGAACCAGACACACtcattttctgtgtgtgtgtgcatttttcGGGGAAGGATGTCCATAGCTTACATCATGTTCTTAAAGGGGTCCGTAACCCAAAACCAGTTTAACCACTGCTGTAGCACATGCTAAAACGTTTTCATGGAATTGGTATTCTAATTGGGAATGGGTGCAGAAATCCAGACATATTAAATTGGCATGAGCCTTGTGACTGACTTCGGTTTTAGAAGAAGATGGTTGAGATTCAGTGGGTGTAGAAGCGATAAATGGAAAGCTCTTCCTGACCTTGTCTCTAGGAGGCTTGCCCTGATGTAATACGATGTGCTCAGCTCTGTGctactcctgatgcagcaagcagTGTAATGCACAACTCCATGCAAACCCCACAttagctcttattccccagtgcagagaggtgtgGAGGCTtagctcatgttttcttaaaccTGGAAATTAACTCCAGGTCAGAGGGTGGAGTAAAGGTTTTCTGGGGCTCAGTATTAATCTAGGGAGTTCATGGTGCCATGGTCCTGCACTCTgcagtttatgtgcataaaatacgATTTCCACCCAAAGCATGTTTTGTGCCTTACACATGTTGTGTGCAGTAcgtgatttgtgcacataaaacatgagTTTTTACTCTCATCTTACTACTTTGGAGCCAGTATCAGGAAGTGCCTTTTGTCCAAATATTTTGTTACACAATCCAAAGCACCGCATCTGTGCTACTTTACCATATTGGCAAAATGGTAAGATTCCagccacaattttaaaaaaattactgtTGTGACCCCCAATTGTATACAACGTGTAAATCACTTTTGTTGTAACCAGCACCAATACGGTTTGCGTTTCCTCGGTGAAGCTGAAGCACACGTCGGCATGATGCAGCTCTGCACTGTCTGTAGTGTTCTGCAGCTGTAGGCGATTAAAAATTGTGGCAcagattttcttttttacctgcattttgcttttatttcagtGCAGCAGGATAGCCCTGGTCTTTTGGACTGTGGGCATCCTGTGCTGGAACCTGGAAGTCTAGGTGTTTGGTTATGGGGGATGAGGCAGGGGCGGTGGGTGAGTACTGCATGCTTCTTGGAGTAAAACCGGTGGGAATTCCACTCTTTTTCATTAGTACGGTACAAACTGTTTAAGCCTCAGGGCAATAGCTGGGGCATGTGAAGGGTAACGTAGAGTAGAACATGCTAGGGTAGCATACTTAACACTTCTGTTGGTGCATCCCCCAGCAGTGCTTGGATATGCATTAAGTAATATAGTAACCCTGTTTTTTAGCAACTTGTATTTGATATTCTACCGTTGTGACCGTGTGTATATTGGAATATGCAATTTTTCTTTTCTAGTTTTCTGAAGCTAAGTGTTATCACAGCAAGCTAGTGAATATTAGGAAAGAGATGCTAATGCTGCATGAAAAAACATCCAAGTTAAAAGTAAGTTGCCATCTACCTCCTATTTAAAGGAATGTCAAATgtgtagaatatatatatatatatatatatatatatagattatatagatatatatatttttatttttttttaatgaacaaatgttttttaaaaatcttcatAGCAATAAAGCTGTAAATACTGCTTGGCGAATGAAAAGGAAATGTGAAAATGCCCGTGATGTGCCTTCAAGCCAAGGAGGTGCCTGGGTGCAGTACTGCCCCCACCACTAAATGGAAGTTGATGCCTGCACCACGGGGCACTTTGAAGGTGCCCAGAGTTAAGACGATGAGGGCTTTCTGTTGCGGCTCCTACTTCTTGGAACAGGTTGCCACCGGAGATCTGTCCAGAGTTTAAATTATTGACTttaagctaaagacttggctttttccaAAGGTGCAGGAGGCTGGCAAAGGTGGTTGGTGGTTGGGACTGGTATGGCTTTTTAGGAAATGGGTGCGTATTGTATGAATTATTGGAAAGTCCAGTGGGGCATAGTTTGATGTATAAACTGGGAAAGTTAGGTTTGTATTTTACTGTACTTAATTTTATGTACTGGGTTTTTAATTGATTGTACACTGCATTGATTCTTGGACCAGGATTTTTAAATAACTAATGACCTCTGCTGTAAAACGTGCAATATTCATCTCTGGAAAGTTGTGGTATAACTCCGggggctccccccacccccttctctcGGACAGGATTCCCGCTGTTTGACTTTTCCGCAGGAGCTCCCTGAGCTCTTTGACAGTTCTGCAACCAGAGCGGCCTATTTTATGAAAGTGCAGGGCACTTGGTATAATCGTGGCTGCGTTGGGAGTTTTTATCATACTTGGTAGAATTGTGATTTGACGTGGAAGTATTGGTGCAATAGTGCAGTGGGTCACTTCCTTAAGGAGAGATCCTCAGATATTCTTGTTGGGATTTCCTTCCCCTGATGGTCCTAATCTTGTTGCTGCTTGCTGTGAGATTGACGCAGGTAAGAAGTCGCAACTCCCAATCTGAGGGATCCCTTCGACATCACCAttggacatttttgttttttttattttatgagtaAATTAACTGCGATTAGAAATGATACTGTTACAAGATTTCACACCGTGTGGCAGCCGTTTTGAAAGACGGTGCGCAGTTGGGGGATGTAAAGGGGATTGCGGACTCTTTAGGAAGACAAAGTTCATGAGCTTTCTGGATGAGGCTTGTCAGCTTTCCTTTCGATAGTTACGGTAAATGACTTGACCCACAGGGGAGGGGTTAtagtagggaagttaaggggAAATGGTGAACCAACTGGGTTCTCCATTATGTAACTTGTTTTTGGACATCTGTTTGTTGCCGTGTACATTGCCTTTGgttcaataaaaatgtaaattggaagaaaaaaataaacctgcTGTGCAGACTTCAACTCTCAACGCAGTGTAGCAAATGTTCACGGCCGCACTGCTGGCAACTGAAACGGTGGTGGTTTTGATGTAAATTCAAATGCTCCGAGTGTCCAGTTgcatttttttaatctgttttttttttgttaacagtAAGCCTTTCTGTATTTGCTGCAGTTTGCTGACTTTAGGTTGTTCAGGCTGTTCACTTGTTGCTGTTTTGTTGCTGTAGAAAAGGGCGCTCAAGTTACAGCAGAAGAGGCAGAAGGAGGACTTAGAACGGGAGCAGCAACGGGAAAAGGAACTTGAGAGGGAGAAACAGTTAACGGCCAAACCAGCCAAAAGGACATAAAATCGAGGAATGTGTCGGCTTCTCATCTTTCGTCGTGGTTTTGTTACTTGGAGTCCGTGGGCCTCTTTTGCCAAAGGTATAAATGCCAGAAGCCCGTCTTCACTGACCTGGTGACAAAGGATCCAGCCATCCAGAATTCCTCTTCTAGTAAACTCTGCATGTACTGTCACCCTGGAGAGAAAGTTTACCAGCTTATAGGAAATATACCTTCTAGAGTAACTACATCCTTGTTTTACCTCATTGAAGGTTGGCCTTATACAGTCTATTGTGTTCTGCAAGCACAAGAGTGAATGGCTAAACCTTTCTTTTCTTATAATCATTAGGATGCAAATACATTGCAGACAGAACCACTGGAATGTGCCGTTCCCCCGCCTTCCTGGAGGAACTGCACTGTGAGAAAACGGAGCATATAACATCCCATAAAGACCCATTTGGCCTGGCCATTTCCCTTTCCTGGTACAATGCCATAGATTCTACTTGATTTCTGGCTTTACTGTTTTCTCACAGCTGATGATCCTACGTGTGAGATATTTTGATGTCTGTTATATTCACTTGCTTCTAGAATGAACAAATATGTCTTCAGATCTCCCTTCATTGGGTTTATGGCGTAGGCCGCACACATTTATGAGCCATTTTGGGGATGGACTCTGCTCTTGTAGCCATCTGGAAATGGGGCTACCGGAACAGGATGCAGTTTGCCAGCTGGTGCATTACCAGTGATTTCATACAGAGGTATagtttccccccttccccttactGATAAAACCTTACTTTTCATCCTAGCGTTCCTCTGGCTCTCATAAATACCTTGTCACAATGTTTTGCAACACATGGATTTGTTTCAGGGGCGACCACTCAAATGGCCTCCACTATAAGCTTTACCCGGAGAGAAGAAAAGGAGCGAGAGATGCAATACAAACACTCAAATCTGTAGCAGGTTTCAGTGTAGTACTAGAAGGAAGCATTTTTCATGGAATGATAAGCTCCCCTATAAGGGGTCATCCTAGgaagctaaaaaaacaaaacaaaaacccagcagAATAATAGAAAAAACAAAGCAAGCAGCTAATGTAGGGTTAGCAGAGGGGGATAGACACCTGGAAGACTGCCAGTGGAGGAGCAGAATTCAGCCCTccttgggagagagggagagggacctTGATGGCAGAGGAAGGGAGATGACCACAGATAGAGCTGCTGACTTCGTGTTCCTGAACATATGATTCTTAAAGCATGTTAAAgcaaattggggtagattttcaaagagataagCGCGTAAACccacccccgaaaacctactccaagctccccctgcgcgcaccgagcctatgttgaataggctcggcagcgatcgcaagccccgggatgcgcgtaattcccggggctttgctaggggggcgtgtcgggggtgg from Rhinatrema bivittatum chromosome 13, aRhiBiv1.1, whole genome shotgun sequence harbors:
- the BLOC1S6 gene encoding biogenesis of lysosome-related organelles complex 1 subunit 6 isoform X1, producing MFSRAEGSMEPEVRTDGLLHREAAPVPTKDLAGSSDGAVDEGLGEELAPVNRKAVERLSEGLLSHYLPDLQRSKLALQELTQNQLVLLDTLEQEISKFKECNSILDINALFSEAKCYHSKLVNIRKEMLMLHEKTSKLKKRALKLQQKRQKEDLEREQQREKELEREKQLTAKPAKRT